ATGAATTGGATCATTACAAACGCAGTACCCCTAAAACCATTCATCGTTTTGTGGCCACCCTACGTGCACAGGGGATTCATGCCGTTGTGCGTGCAGAACACGGCACAGATATTGACGCCGCTTGCGGACAATTGCGCAGCAAACAACTTAAGCTAGGTACTTAATTCACACAATCTACTTTTGGCATAAATGGTTGAAAAATGGTAACTTGGCTAAGCACTTGCTTAGCAAGAAATATTTAAACCAATCGGTCCAATGTTTACAAATAAAAAACGATATAATGAATAAAATAGTTGTTACAAAAGAAGAAATTTTAGCCTATCACGCGCAATTCCCTGCTGGGAAAATAGGTACCTGTGTCACCAAACCATTCCATACTCCTCGTGACATCATTACGGGTTATACGCCTGGTGTGGGCACTATTTGTGAAACCATTGCTGCATCTAGCGAACAAGTATATCAATATACCAACAAAGGGAACTTGGTAGGTGTGGTATCGAATGGGACAGCTGTATTAGGGTATGGTGCTATTGGTCCTTTAGCTGCCAAACCGGTTATGGAAGCCAAAGCAATGATCTTAAAAAGGTTTGCTGGAGTGGATGCATTTGACATTGAAATTGACGCTACGACTCCTGAAGCAGTGATACAAGTCATTAAAGCCTTGGCACCTACTTTTGGCGCACTTAACCTAGAGGATATTAAAGCACCGGAGTGTTTCCAGATTGAAGAAACATTAATGGCCCAGTTGGATATACCAGTTATGCACGATGACCAACATGCTACTGCTATTGTGGCAGCAGCTGCTTTATTAAATGCCTTGTTAATTGTCAATAAGGATATTGCACAGGTACAGATTGTTTTTAGTGGCGCTGGCGCAGGTGCAATCGCTACTGCAAAGCTTTTAATGGCCTTAGGAGCCAACCCAGCGCATATCATTATGTGCGACCGCAAGGGGGTAATCCGTAAGGATAGAGATGATCTTGACCCTATTAAAGCACCTTTTGCGACCGACCGCGCCGTACATACCTTGCATGATGCAGTGGTTGGGTCAGATGTCTTTATAGGCCTCTCTTCCGGTAATCTATTAATGAGTCAAAGCATAGAACGCATGACCAAGGATCCTATCATTTTTGGCTTAGCCAACCCATTGCCAGAAATTTCTTATCGGGATGTTATGGCTACTAGACCAGATGTGATCTTTGCCACGGGACGTAGCGATTACCCAAACCAAGTAAATAATTTACTTGCTTTCCCTTACGTTTTTAGAGGCGCCTTGGATGTACGTGCTTCTGCCATTAATGGCGCCATGCAACAAGCTGCTGTACAAGCTATTCAACAATTGGCACAAGAAGAAGTACCGGTTTGTGTACGCAAATACTATGGTGGAACCATCCATTTTGGTAAAGAATATCTACTCCCTAAACCGATGGATGCCCGTTTGCTTCCTACCGTCTCTATAGCCGTTGCGCAAGCTGCTATGGATTCTGGTGTGGCTAAAAAGCCTATTCATGATTGGGATGCTTATAAAATGCAGTTATTAGAACGGGTAGGGCATCAAAACTAATCATAGATGGCCACTACCTAGCTGAATGGATTGATTACACACTTATGAAAATATCCTTAAATTGGCTCAAGTCCTATATTGATTGCACAGGCTCTGATTTGGCCGCTCTTTTAACCCAGAGGGGATTAGAGGTAGCTAATAGCTACTCTACTATCCCAGGGGGATTAGAAGGGCTTGTTATAGGGGAGGTAGTATCCTGCCTCCCCCACCCCAATGCAGATAGGTTAAAACAAACCTTAGTGGATATTGGCTTGGATAGACCATACACTATTGTTTGTGGTGCGCCTAATGTAGCAGCCGGTCAAAAGGTAGTGGTTGCACCAGTAGGTACTACCATTTATCATTATGTAGACCAAGTCCCTTTTCAAATTAAAAAACCTAAAATTAGGGGAGTGGTATCTGAAGGCATGATTTGTGCAGAAGATGAGATGGGAATCGGCCCAACACACGATGGCATTCTAGTACTGGAGACCACATTACCTGCCGGAACCCCTGCTAAGGACTACTTTAAAGATTTATTAGATGAAATTTTAGAAATTGAGATTACACCCAATAGAGCAGATGCCTGCTCACACCTAGGTATAGCTAGGGAGCTAAAAGCTATTTTACACCTGCCTATTACCCTGCCTTCTGTGGAAGCCTTTCATCCTGTACGATCTGATCTGCCCTTAAACATAGGCAACATAGATGCTACGCTATGTCCACGCTATACGGGGCTATTGCTTACAAACATCTCTATTCAACCCTCCCCCGCATGGCTCCGTACCAGGTTATCGAATATTGGCATCAAACCTATTAATAACGTAGTAGACGTAACCAACTGTGTATTGCATGAGTTGGGGCAACCCCTACATGCTTTTGATTATGATACCATTATTGGTTCTTCCCTTATGGTTCAGCTATGCAGACCAGCTACCCTATTTACAGGACTGGATGGCATAGAAAGAAAACTGACTGGCCATGAGCTCATGATTTGCGATGAAGCAGGCCCTATAGCGATGGCTGGCGTGCTAGGGGGATACCGCACCCGTATCACAGATGCCACACAACATATTTTCATAGAAAGCGCCTATTTTAATCCAGCCGTTATACGCCGTGCTGCACAACACCATAGCCTTAAAACAGATGCTTCTTTTCGATTTGAACGTGGCACCGATCCCAACCTCCCTCTCTATGCCTTAAAAAGAGCAGTATGCTTATTACAAGCATTGAGCCCAGCTGCAGCAGCATGCCCAATCATAGAATATTACCCCACTCCATTGGCACACTTTACCATTCCTATCACCTATGCAGCTATTAACCGATGCTTGGGAACCAAGCTTGACCCCACCCTTATTAAACAAATCATCCAAGATTTGGAAATAGACCTTGAAGCAGAAACCGACCAGGGTTTTACGGCCAAAGTACCACCTTACCGGGTAGATGTCACCAGAAAAGCGGATCTAATTGAAGAAATTGCACGCATATATGGCTACGACCGCATACCCAACCAACTATCGACTGCTTACCTCGCCCCTGAAAACAGCGTCGATACAGCCTATAAAATGGCAGAAGAAATCAGTAAAGTATTGGTAGCCAATGGTTATTATGAAATATGCACCAATTCTTTAACCAAAGAGGCTTATGGTACCATTGTACCTACTCCCAAAGCAATCTCTATTCTTAACCCACTGAGTAGTTCCACCCATATATTACGCCCTACATTGCTTTTTAGTGGACTAGAAGTCATCGCCTATAATCTGGCACGCCGTCAGTATGACTTAAAGCTATTTGAATTGGGTACCATCTATAGCCAAGACCATGCATCATACAACGAAGAAAAAAGACTATCCCTTTGGCTTACTGGTCAAATAGAGTCACCCAACTGGGTACGTCAACTAGGGGCTGTCACCTTACCAAATTTGAGAGCAACAATCGAGCAACTGGTAGAAAAGTTAGGCATTATAAACCTATCCTATAAAGCCATCACGCACCCATTCTATACACAAGGCATTCAAGGAGTATATAAAGAAAGAGTGGTCATGACATTTGGTCAGCTCCAGCCTTCTATTATAGATTATGTTTCCCAACCTGTTTTCTTTGCAGATATCCGCTGGAGTCATCTGTTACAGCTCAGTAGATCGAACAAGGTGTATACGCCTATTTCTAAATTTCCCGCTGTTACAAGAGATTTATCTTTAATAGTAGATCAAACGGTTCCATTTCAAAAGATAAAAGATCTCATTCTAAAACAGGGGCACAAAACCATTCAAAAGATCGATCTTTTCGATGTATACCCACATTTACCAGAGGATAAAAAATCTTATGCCATTCGTTTTACCCTACAGGATAGAGAAAAGACACTAGATGACAAAAGTATTGACCCAATCATGCATCAGCTGATTCAAACTTTTGAACGTGATTTAAATGGCATTATTAGAAGATAACCAACGCCTTATCATAGAGCGCTTTGAAAAAATGCTTATGGAGCTATTACAAGCCCATACTGACTACCAAAGACAAATCATTGCATTAACAGAAGAAAATAAAAGATTAAAGGCGCTATTAGAGGCATCAACAACAGACCTTAGTAGGTCCACTGCCCAAAACCATACAGTCCATTCATCTGACCCTCATTTAGTAGATCAAATTAATAAGTATATCCAGGAGATCGATCTCTGTTTAGCCTACTTTGAACAAGTATAAAAAAGATGGAAACACTCTCTATAAAAATTAAAATCAGTGACCGCATTTATCCGATGCAAGTGCAACCGGAGGACGAAACCTTTGTAAGAACGGCAAGTAAAATGTTAGCAGAACGGATTAGAGGGTATCAAAAAAAACTAGGTATACAAGATCAGCAAGATCTATTGGCTATGGTAGCATTTGATTGCCTGGTAGCCTATTTAAGGGTGCAAGAAGCAGAGAAAACCCAAACGAACGCGTTGATACAAAAGATAGCAAGTTGGAGCGATGATATAGCCAAAAGCGGTTCGGCTGTGTCCATTTAAGTATGTAAATAATGTGTGTGATTCGTATAGGTTGTTACGTGGCATCTGGCAGATAGAAAAACAGAAAGCGCCCCCTTCGGGGGCTTAAAAGGAAACTGTTTTTCCAAATCATCTGTATGATGCCACTTGCTACACCGCGGCCTTTTGATGGTAGATCTCCAATGCCTGTTTAGCTGCTTGTGACAAGGCTTCTGCTATTTCACTACCCAAATATTGCTTGGCCAGCACCACATCTACAATCAGGGTTTCATAAGCCATATATTTTACCTCCTCTAATAGGGTATACCCAAAGGCATGACGTAGGTCATACAACCGTTCGGCCAGTTTAATAAAAAGAACAGAAAGCTGTACGTGATCTTCTTTAATTGCTTCCTTTAATCGATTCTGAACATAAAGCAAAGAAGGATGATCTAAGGATTGGCGCTTATCTACCCCTACCACATTCAACACACAGGCATAGACCCCTAAATTATAATGTTCCTTAACATAAGAAAGCGGTAAACAAGTATGACGCACCAACTCATAAAGCAAAGCAGCATAAATTACCTTAGGTGAATGAAACGCCCATTCTATTACCAATTCGGCAATACCTATCACACGTATATAAAACAATTGGCCAGAGGCATGGCGCTTCAAGCCAAAGTGTTGCCTGAGTAATAAAAGCAGATTGGAAATCATACCTACATCAATAGGATCCACTTTACAAGAGGACCTACAGACATAATCATGGAACTGCATTAAGGCCATCATTGCATCTGCCTGTTCCTTAGGTGTAACAGGGGCTGCTGAAGTCAAGCAATCTATAGGTAGCCTAGCCATCATCTTATCACGAATTTCTGTGACATCAATAGGCAGTACCAGTAACATAGTGCATGGCTTACCATCAGCAGGATATTCTACATATCCATAGTGGGCATAAACTATACTGGCTATAGTCTCTTGCTGTAAATCGATAGATGGGCGCACTGCCTGCTTCCCTTCTGACCCCATAGTGCCTACTTGATCACTATACAAAGGCTTTACCTTCGGCAACGCCTCAGAAGAAATGGAAACATTACGTACTACCCACCCAATAGCCTGAAAAAGCATCCAATCAGGCACGCTACTATCTATAGCATCTGCGCGTTTAAATTGCAAAGCCGTGGCATGCAATTGAATGCTTACAATCGGTGAGATAGAGCCATCTAACCTACCACTCACCCGTAAAACTGCCTGTACCAATGAATAGACTACTTGATGGACATCACATACCATATGGGAAGCTAACACACCACTAGGATCGACCGTTTGTTCTACCAATAACCTAGGCGGATCAGCTACCTCCTGGGACAGGGTAGACTCTAGTTTGTTAATCAATTGGTCTAAACTAATCTTATCAGGCTGTAACAAGGCATGCGCTTTGGCTTGCTCCTTCTTACTGAAATAAGCCACCCAATCATAGAGCTTATTGATAATACTCTGGAAGTCTTGCTTACAAAGGGGCATATTGCTATCTAAAAAGGAGATAGCTTCCTCCATTTTATGGACTGCTTTTCCTAAAATAGATCCATATCTCCTAGATAGACCCAAACCAATAGGAGAGGCCATAGCTGCGTCATAAAGTGCTTCTTTGTGTTTTTGGGATGCACGCATTTGTGCGCTATCTTTTAAATAACCTACTTGGTCAAAGCAAGCGTTGATTTTACCTTTCAGGTAAATAAAAATACCCAAAATAAGTAACCCAAATCCCAAACAAAGCAGCAACAACAACGCTACACCTAAGGGCGATAGCATCAATAGGAATGGCTTGGTACAATATATAGCGCTACAATAGATTGTCATACACAACGTAACCATTACAAAGCTAACACCCAGATATAAAGGAAACACCAACAAGGTAACCGCCAAGTGGGCCAAAGACAAACCTACATTCAACAAAAGTGGGGTACCCTGCCACCAATGCCAAATTGCATTGATAGGCAAGCAAAAAGATAAGCCTATAACCCAGATCAAACCCAATAACCAACCGGGCATAGATTTTGGTATTGCTGGCAGAAATGTTTTATACCCTAAAAAGCAAGCGCCTACTAAAAGTTGTGCCATAAGCCAACCACCATGATCCATAATAGAGGCTATACAATAGACCAATAAATTAGTGAGGACTATATAAATCCCCGTATAGGTCAATGCAACATGGCTGGGTTGAAGCTTCGCCAAGGTAGCTTTGATATCTATCAAACCATTTTTAATGGCTTCTTTTTGCGCGCGCTGCTTACGCACATGTACTTGTTTCATTTGTATACATGTACGATCTGGGCCTATCCAACCTGTATTTTCCGGCTGCTTGAATAGATAGTGGGCCACCATCATGGCTAGACCATTGGCTACCATACAAATAAAAGAACCATTGATAGCCGTTTTGGGTTCAATCCACTGATTCCAAGCTAGAATAGATACGATGCCTGTACCCATACCAATCAAAGCGGTACGAGCAGTACCCCGAAAGCCCAACACAGCCAAGATAAAAGGAGCGGTTGCAATGGGAAGCGAAAAATCTAAACTTAATTTGAGCAAATTCAATAGATCATTGCAATAAAAAGTCAATACCATAGCCAATACACCTATGCCTATACTCGTCCACATGGCCAACCGGAGCTGGTGCGCATAAGGTGCTTTCTCTGGACCTCGTATACTCTGCAACATATCATGACTAATCATCACTGCACAAGCGTTTAGCTTAGAATCAGCTGTGGACATCGCCATAGCCAACAAACTGATACAAACCATGCCTTTAAAAACAGGAGGAACATGCGCCATGATATACCCCCAAATAGCCGTCACGGGTAAGTCTGGTGCAGCTACAAAAACAAATAGGCCAATGAGCATGATCAATAAGGTGATGACAAAGCTGAAAATTGTGGCATATAAAAACACCTTGCCAGCTTGCATCGTACTAGAAGACATATAGACGCGCTGTAGAGTTGGAGGCTCTATGTAACCCATTAAAAAACTTAACAAAAGCAAACACATCGCCACTAGATTCATATCAAAATGCAATACTGTACGCAATTGAAATTTTTCCTGGCTTTGTAAAAAAGGAATGATTTCTGTAACGGATTTACCGGTGCTTTTAAGCATAAACCATGCTAAAATAGGAATAATGATGGCAAAAGTGATAAATTGTAATACATCTGTAAAAGCAACTGCACGAATGCCTCCAAAACTAGAATAACCTATCAAGATTACAGTCACCACAACCGTAATCGCTTTGGGATGCACGGAATCTAAACAGAGACTAATGGCCAAGGACATGGCACTGATTTGCATCGCAATCGTAGCAATCGCATCGCAAATACCAGATAACGCTGTAATGATTCGGGCATATTTTCCATATACGCTACCCATCGTTTCTGGCATAGAAAGATGACCCATAAACCGACCCATGTATAAGGCCAACTTACTGATAATATAGAGATCAAACCCAGCCAAAAGATCCAAGATGATCCAATAAAGGCCAAGTTGATGCACCTGCTGTACATTGCGCATCAAACCTCCTTCTCCATAAGCAGTAGCCAATACAGTGGCCACCAAAGTAGCGGTAGCAAACTGCCTATTGCCTACAGCATATTGCTGAAGGGAAGTAATCTTTCGACTAAAATAAATACCAACCACTAAAGTCAATAATAGAAAAGAAACCACCATAAAAAGGGGTATATCTAAAAAAGATGCCATAGCTAAATACGTCAATTAATTACAAATTAGTACACTGAAATAAGTTATATACAAATTATAAGTACTAATTTGTACCCATGCAAAAATTTGTACATTTTTGATAAAAAATGAAATAAATAATTCTTTTATGTAATATTATATCTAACATATGGCATAAAAAATGTCTATTAATGGCCTAATAAAAGGATATTGATACAGGTTAATAAAAAAATACCGATTCGATTTTGTATGCAACATTACACAACCATTTCATTATGGCTTTTTATAAAAAGTTTCGATTCATGCTTAGTTTTTTTTAGCTTTGGATTCAAGTACCGAATAGGGATATAGATAAAATATTTTGGTTGGTTTGTAGGGCGTGTGGTTCACACGCAAAACAGATATAAGCCTTCCGTTGGGCACAGCAGATACGAACTTAAAGCAAAAGCGTAAATACAGATAGCGCATGTGGCCATTGGTAGGCCACGCGCAAGTAGACATAGCAGTAATGGAACTCAATCAATTTAAAATTAAGCATATAGGCTCTACCATGCTTACACCTAGTGTAGCACAGCTAACCTTTATACGTTCTGATCAACTGCCTTTTGGATTTATACCGGGCCAATTTATTACCTTTTTGTTGCCACATGCGTCTGGTAAAACCATACCGCGTAGCTATAGCCTAGCCAATAGTCCAGGGGATAAATTAGACATTGCCATTGCACCTGTTGCGGGTGGATTCGCTACGAGCATCCTTTTTAATTTAAAAATCGGGGATGAGTTGCACTGTGTGGGGCCTAAAGGTAGGCTCATCCTGCAAACAGTAGAAGGTCCCTCCCAGTATATATTGGTAGCGACTGGAACAGGTGTAGCCCCCTATCGTTCTATGTTGCCTGCCATTGCCCAACGACTAGAAGCAGATGCCAAGCTAAAGGTAACGTTACTATTGGGTGTACGTTATGCCAACGACCTACTCTATGCGGAAGATTTTATTGCTTTTGCGCAAAAATATGAAAGGTTTCATTTTCGTGGCTATCTGAGTAGAGCAGATGTATTGACCGCACCTTATCACTATGCTGGATATGTGCAATCGGCCTTTGAAGCGCTTAACTTAAACCCCATGACTGATTTGGTATACCTCTGCGGTAACCCATATATGATTGATGATAGCATTGAAAAATTGCAAACAATGGGGTTTAACCCACAACGCATCAAACGTGAAAAATATATCTCTCGTGGCGTGTAAAAAAATAGCATCTATTCCATCTGTAGGTTGAGGACCCCTAAAATTATAGTACCGTGTTGCGTTTTAGATTTTTAAAAGTTTCAGTAACGATCGATCTGAGTTATTGGATCTTTTTATTGTTGGTAATGGGTAGTATAGGCGGACGATATACTGAAAGCTTACTATGGTCTAGTATCTTTACTTTTAGTATACTTATACATGAATATGGCCATGCATTAACTGCTCTTTTTTTTGGTGCGACACCTACTGTTGTACTGCAAGCTTTGGGTGGAAGAACCATCTTTAATGAATCACAGCTAACGGACAAACAAAAATTTTTCATTACCCTTGCAGGACCGCTGTTTCAAGGATTACTGACATTAGTGGCTTATCTATTGCTGCAATGTAATATGGTAAGTGGCTACTTATTGAACTATTTGCTCTCCGTGACGATGTATATCAATAGTAGATGGTTGTTATTGAATTTAATACCTATTGCACCACTGGATGGTGGCTGGCTGGTGCGTTATATTCTAGAAAAAAAATTTGGTCATAAAGGGTATGTAGCTAGTCTGATCATCGGGCTGACCGCTGCTGCTATTGCGATTCCTTGCTTTTACCTTCAAGGATACCATTGGTTCTTTATCATGCAGCTCTTTATATGTGGATGGCATTACTGTAAACGCTTGGAACAAGAATGGTAACACGACAAAATCTGATCGTATGAAATGGAAATTTGGTTTGTTGGACAAAGAACAGCTAGCAGTGATGGGGCTGGTGCTGATGGCAATGGCTTGCAAAAGAAAGGCACCTAGATATGAGCCAAAGCTTCCTGGAGGTCAAGAAAATATATCCAACTCCATAATGGAAGCAAGTTGGACCCAGGGACCTCAAAGTAGACCCAAAGACGCGCAAGCAGTAGATGAGGATTGGTATACCAAATTGAAAATCACACCAGAGGGAAAAATGCTGTTAAAGCATAGTAGGGATCAGGACCTCAAGCCCTTATATATAGCGCCAGATGAAGATCCAGATGCACAAAATGACTGGCATACACGCATAGAAGCCAGCCTAACGACAGCAAACCATAAAGATAGCGGCCCATTGCGTAACCTGCCTGATGCATTACTGGTTAATTTTCCAAGAGCGCAAGGGGATGATCCTTGGGACAAACGTATATTAATGGACATAGCCTCTATAACCATTAGCGCCAACCCAGTAGCCCCCAACTCGGAAAGACATACTTTTGCTTTAACCGCATTTGTAGCGGAGATGCCAAAAAATCGCGGTAAAAGGCTTTTAATTGTTTACGTAAAAAAGGATCAGGAATGGTATTTTTATAAAAATAATGATCCGCAAGCCGAGGATGCTACTTGCAAGCAGGATAGCAATAAAAAGCATCTTTCTACTATAAACGCGATGCGTTTCGCATCAGAGGCAGGTATCCTCTTTTTGTACCAAAAAATTAGATAGTATCTGTTCACATTACTGGTTAATGATGAAGGTTATCCCGCTTTTTGCTTGATAAAAAGTGGACAAAAAACCATGGCACTGAGCACATACAATTAAAAGACTTTTGTCCAATTTTTTCAGGCCACTATAGATATATATTATTCGATATCAATGTTTTTTTTATGTTTTTTATATACGCTCATAAACTGTCGCATTCTTTTCTGTTGGCTATTGAGTCCTATCCACCCCGTATGAGATGGTTGTGGCAAGAGATAGTGCGCAGCCATCATAGCTAAGCCATTGGCCAATACACATAACACTTCAGTATATATGGTAGATATCCATATATACCAATACGATATAACAGTTAGTATACCTGTCGCCATACCGATTAAAGCCGTACGGGAAGTACCCCGAAACCCTAAAAGGGCTAAAATAAAAGGAGCAGCCACTACTACATGAAAAAATTGATAGAAATAGATAACAAATCTAGATACATCAAACAAATTGGTTTTGCAAATAGCTGATACAGCAGCTAGTAAACCAATCACTATTGCACTGCATTTAGCTGCTATAAGTTTACGGACATCGGAAAAGCACTTTATGCCGGGAATATGCTCTATAATATCATGCGCCATGGTGACAGCAGCAACATGCAAACAAGAGTCTATGGTAGACATACACATACCCAATATAGCAACAGTCATTAACCCCTTATAGAAAGGTGAGAGATGAGCCATAATATATAAGAATACTTCTTCATACGGCCAGCGTACGCCTTTAGATATGGGATGTATGGTAAAAATAAATAGACTCATTAAGATTATAATCAATATGATACATAAACTAACAAAGCTACTATACCTAAACACCCTTTGCACTTGAAACGGACTAGAAGCCATATAGGCTCTTTGCATGTATGGAGCAGGTATATAAGCACCAATTAGTAGACCAAAACTGACTATATCAATCATTAATCTTAATAACCGTTTGTTAAAATGCAACAAATTACTTAATTGGAATTTTTCGATCCGGTGTATAGAAGTGATAATTTCTACAATTGATAACTCTGTGCTCAAATACATCAGTTTGCACAATAGTATAATAATGGTCATAAAAGCTAGAAACTGGAATATATCAGTCATAGTAACTGCATAAATACCTCCTAAAGCAGCATAAGAAATAACAATTAAAATGATTATTACCATAATAATACGTGCGGGAACCACATCACTATACATATCAACAGAAAGGAAGATGATTTTAATTTGATTGGTTACCATACCAATGGCATACGCAATACTGGCTAACGCAACCATAACCCTTGGTATTTTTCCATATACACTACCAATTGTTTCTGCAATAGAAAGGTGTTGCAAAAATGGGCCCATACGCCATATTATTTGACTCATTAACCACCCTCCGAATGGAACCATAAGCCAAATAATCATAAGCTGCAGGCCATAATGACACATCTGAGGTATATACTGGACAAGGAATGCGCCATTCAAAAATGTAGCCAATAGGGTAACCACTAAAGCAGCTGTGCTAAAACGTTTATTGCCTACAGCATAGGCTTGAAAAGTAGTGTTTCGACGTATACTATAAAGCCCTATGATTAGGTTTAGTATCAAAAAGACCGCCACGATTAGAAGCGGTATATCGTATTGTAGCATAGCGTACAAAAAAGTTGTATCTATTCACGACATTGGTTCGTAATGTATTTTTACTTTTTTATTGATAAAAAAAGCTTTTTACATAGACTTTATATAGTAGTTAAATTTTATCTATTAGCCCCTTAAGCCTCTAAGCATTCTACCAAACGGATTCCTATTGTTCTTGCTGTGCGAACTAGACGTTCAACAGTTTATAACACTTTACATGACCATTCTGTAATGCCAAATAAGCAGGGGTCTTATTAAATCTGTTCCGCTGAGCTAAAGCCCCTGCTCGTATGAGCTCTTGCACCACTTTGATATGGCCATTTTGAGCAGCAAGGTGCAGCGGCGTATTTTTATAATGGTCTACTACATTGATTGGTGCTTTTGTGCCTAAAATAGCCCTTACACAGACTTCACAACCTTTT
The nucleotide sequence above comes from Cardinium endosymbiont of Sogatella furcifera. Encoded proteins:
- a CDS encoding sodium:solute symporter family protein, which codes for MASFLDIPLFMVVSFLLLTLVVGIYFSRKITSLQQYAVGNRQFATATLVATVLATAYGEGGLMRNVQQVHQLGLYWIILDLLAGFDLYIISKLALYMGRFMGHLSMPETMGSVYGKYARIITALSGICDAIATIAMQISAMSLAISLCLDSVHPKAITVVVTVILIGYSSFGGIRAVAFTDVLQFITFAIIIPILAWFMLKSTGKSVTEIIPFLQSQEKFQLRTVLHFDMNLVAMCLLLLSFLMGYIEPPTLQRVYMSSSTMQAGKVFLYATIFSFVITLLIMLIGLFVFVAAPDLPVTAIWGYIMAHVPPVFKGMVCISLLAMAMSTADSKLNACAVMISHDMLQSIRGPEKAPYAHQLRLAMWTSIGIGVLAMVLTFYCNDLLNLLKLSLDFSLPIATAPFILAVLGFRGTARTALIGMGTGIVSILAWNQWIEPKTAINGSFICMVANGLAMMVAHYLFKQPENTGWIGPDRTCIQMKQVHVRKQRAQKEAIKNGLIDIKATLAKLQPSHVALTYTGIYIVLTNLLVYCIASIMDHGGWLMAQLLVGACFLGYKTFLPAIPKSMPGWLLGLIWVIGLSFCLPINAIWHWWQGTPLLLNVGLSLAHLAVTLLVFPLYLGVSFVMVTLCMTIYCSAIYCTKPFLLMLSPLGVALLLLLCLGFGLLILGIFIYLKGKINACFDQVGYLKDSAQMRASQKHKEALYDAAMASPIGLGLSRRYGSILGKAVHKMEEAISFLDSNMPLCKQDFQSIINKLYDWVAYFSKKEQAKAHALLQPDKISLDQLINKLESTLSQEVADPPRLLVEQTVDPSGVLASHMVCDVHQVVYSLVQAVLRVSGRLDGSISPIVSIQLHATALQFKRADAIDSSVPDWMLFQAIGWVVRNVSISSEALPKVKPLYSDQVGTMGSEGKQAVRPSIDLQQETIASIVYAHYGYVEYPADGKPCTMLLVLPIDVTEIRDKMMARLPIDCLTSAAPVTPKEQADAMMALMQFHDYVCRSSCKVDPIDVGMISNLLLLLRQHFGLKRHASGQLFYIRVIGIAELVIEWAFHSPKVIYAALLYELVRHTCLPLSYVKEHYNLGVYACVLNVVGVDKRQSLDHPSLLYVQNRLKEAIKEDHVQLSVLFIKLAERLYDLRHAFGYTLLEEVKYMAYETLIVDVVLAKQYLGSEIAEALSQAAKQALEIYHQKAAV
- a CDS encoding cell division protein ZapA, whose amino-acid sequence is METLSIKIKISDRIYPMQVQPEDETFVRTASKMLAERIRGYQKKLGIQDQQDLLAMVAFDCLVAYLRVQEAEKTQTNALIQKIASWSDDIAKSGSAVSI
- the pheT gene encoding phenylalanine--tRNA ligase subunit beta yields the protein MKISLNWLKSYIDCTGSDLAALLTQRGLEVANSYSTIPGGLEGLVIGEVVSCLPHPNADRLKQTLVDIGLDRPYTIVCGAPNVAAGQKVVVAPVGTTIYHYVDQVPFQIKKPKIRGVVSEGMICAEDEMGIGPTHDGILVLETTLPAGTPAKDYFKDLLDEILEIEITPNRADACSHLGIARELKAILHLPITLPSVEAFHPVRSDLPLNIGNIDATLCPRYTGLLLTNISIQPSPAWLRTRLSNIGIKPINNVVDVTNCVLHELGQPLHAFDYDTIIGSSLMVQLCRPATLFTGLDGIERKLTGHELMICDEAGPIAMAGVLGGYRTRITDATQHIFIESAYFNPAVIRRAAQHHSLKTDASFRFERGTDPNLPLYALKRAVCLLQALSPAAAACPIIEYYPTPLAHFTIPITYAAINRCLGTKLDPTLIKQIIQDLEIDLEAETDQGFTAKVPPYRVDVTRKADLIEEIARIYGYDRIPNQLSTAYLAPENSVDTAYKMAEEISKVLVANGYYEICTNSLTKEAYGTIVPTPKAISILNPLSSSTHILRPTLLFSGLEVIAYNLARRQYDLKLFELGTIYSQDHASYNEEKRLSLWLTGQIESPNWVRQLGAVTLPNLRATIEQLVEKLGIINLSYKAITHPFYTQGIQGVYKERVVMTFGQLQPSIIDYVSQPVFFADIRWSHLLQLSRSNKVYTPISKFPAVTRDLSLIVDQTVPFQKIKDLILKQGHKTIQKIDLFDVYPHLPEDKKSYAIRFTLQDREKTLDDKSIDPIMHQLIQTFERDLNGIIRR
- a CDS encoding FAD-binding oxidoreductase; translated protein: MWPLVGHAQVDIAVMELNQFKIKHIGSTMLTPSVAQLTFIRSDQLPFGFIPGQFITFLLPHASGKTIPRSYSLANSPGDKLDIAIAPVAGGFATSILFNLKIGDELHCVGPKGRLILQTVEGPSQYILVATGTGVAPYRSMLPAIAQRLEADAKLKVTLLLGVRYANDLLYAEDFIAFAQKYERFHFRGYLSRADVLTAPYHYAGYVQSAFEALNLNPMTDLVYLCGNPYMIDDSIEKLQTMGFNPQRIKREKYISRGV
- a CDS encoding malic enzyme-like NAD(P)-binding protein; this translates as MNKIVVTKEEILAYHAQFPAGKIGTCVTKPFHTPRDIITGYTPGVGTICETIAASSEQVYQYTNKGNLVGVVSNGTAVLGYGAIGPLAAKPVMEAKAMILKRFAGVDAFDIEIDATTPEAVIQVIKALAPTFGALNLEDIKAPECFQIEETLMAQLDIPVMHDDQHATAIVAAAALLNALLIVNKDIAQVQIVFSGAGAGAIATAKLLMALGANPAHIIMCDRKGVIRKDRDDLDPIKAPFATDRAVHTLHDAVVGSDVFIGLSSGNLLMSQSIERMTKDPIIFGLANPLPEISYRDVMATRPDVIFATGRSDYPNQVNNLLAFPYVFRGALDVRASAINGAMQQAAVQAIQQLAQEEVPVCVRKYYGGTIHFGKEYLLPKPMDARLLPTVSIAVAQAAMDSGVAKKPIHDWDAYKMQLLERVGHQN